In a single window of the Olivibacter sp. SDN3 genome:
- a CDS encoding cold-shock protein: protein MQKGTVKFFNETRGFGFITPQSGEKEIFVHISGLIDEVRENDDVVFDVEQGPKGLSAIKVKIA, encoded by the coding sequence ATGCAAAAAGGAACAGTAAAATTTTTTAATGAAACGCGTGGTTTTGGATTTATCACGCCTCAGTCTGGTGAAAAAGAAATATTCGTACATATTTCTGGCCTGATTGATGAAGTGCGGGAGAACGATGACGTTGTTTTCGACGTGGAGCAAGGGCCGAAAGGTTTAAGCGCTATCAAAGTAAAGATAGCCTAA
- a CDS encoding RNA polymerase sigma factor RpoD/SigA has protein sequence MRQLKIFDSITKRDNRSLSLYLTEVSKFELINADEEVTLAVRIREGDHAALERLTKANLRFVISVAKQYQHQGLVLEDLINEGNMGLVKAAKRFDETKGFKFISYAVWWIRQSIMSAISIQSRAVRLPGNQISSLIKLRKSQSVLEQRLERGPSVEELALELDVSIDKVVVSLSNAERHVSIDAPSIFTEDERLLDTLPNSESGTDEQLLQDSLYASINLMLQRLNERERKILTMFYGLSNTEPQTLEAISFQLNLSTERIRQLKTKALLHIKNSSFGKDLSFYL, from the coding sequence ATGAGACAATTAAAGATTTTTGATTCGATTACCAAGCGTGATAACCGATCGCTAAGTTTATACTTAACTGAAGTTAGCAAGTTTGAATTAATAAATGCCGATGAAGAAGTGACACTCGCCGTACGTATACGGGAAGGCGATCACGCGGCTTTAGAACGTTTGACAAAAGCCAATTTACGATTTGTGATTTCGGTAGCCAAACAGTATCAGCACCAGGGCTTGGTGTTGGAGGATTTAATAAATGAAGGAAATATGGGGCTGGTTAAGGCTGCAAAAAGGTTTGACGAGACGAAAGGTTTTAAATTTATTTCCTATGCTGTGTGGTGGATAAGACAGAGCATTATGTCTGCTATATCTATTCAATCGCGTGCCGTACGTCTTCCGGGAAATCAGATTAGCAGTTTGATAAAATTGCGCAAATCGCAGTCCGTCCTGGAACAGCGCCTAGAGCGGGGACCAAGCGTGGAGGAGTTGGCTCTGGAACTCGATGTTTCCATAGATAAGGTTGTTGTTTCCCTTTCAAACGCTGAAAGACACGTTTCTATAGATGCACCATCTATATTTACGGAAGACGAGCGTTTGCTGGATACCCTGCCAAATTCAGAATCTGGCACCGATGAACAATTGCTACAGGATTCACTCTATGCGAGTATTAATCTAATGCTTCAAAGACTTAATGAACGTGAACGAAAGATTCTTACCATGTTTTATGGCTTAAGTAACACAGAACCTCAAACATTGGAAGCAATTTCGTTTCAGTTGAACCTTAGCACGGAACGTATTCGTCAATTGAAAACAAAAGCCTTATTGCATATTAAAAACTCGTCTTTTGGAAAAGATCTGTCGTTTTACTTGTAA
- a CDS encoding LytTR family DNA-binding domain-containing protein codes for MIRAIAIDDEPFALEVIQKLSAKVPYLQLDGTFTNAFHAIEQLQTQPVDLLFLDIKMPDISGIDFFNSLQHKPLVVFTTAYAEHAVTSFDLDAVDYLLKPFSLIRFIKACNKAKELLNIRHVTRLEETDFMMIKSGYDLLKVFLDDILYLEASGNYVTFVTFNQTFTSRMTLAECTELLTGNQFIRIHRSFIINKKAIDKLERHQVSIQGHTLPVASSYRKEFLSQVHNS; via the coding sequence ATGATCCGGGCCATCGCTATTGACGACGAACCATTTGCATTGGAAGTTATACAGAAACTTTCCGCAAAGGTCCCCTATCTTCAATTGGATGGCACGTTTACCAACGCGTTTCATGCGATTGAGCAGTTGCAAACCCAACCCGTTGATTTACTTTTTCTCGATATTAAAATGCCGGATATTTCCGGCATCGATTTTTTCAACAGTTTACAACATAAGCCGCTTGTAGTCTTTACCACCGCCTATGCCGAGCATGCGGTGACCAGTTTTGATTTAGACGCCGTTGATTACCTTTTAAAACCATTCTCACTTATTCGTTTTATAAAAGCCTGTAACAAAGCAAAAGAGCTATTGAATATACGCCATGTAACACGTTTAGAAGAAACTGATTTCATGATGATAAAAAGCGGTTACGACCTTTTGAAGGTGTTTCTTGATGATATCCTCTATTTAGAAGCCAGCGGAAACTATGTCACATTTGTTACTTTTAACCAAACCTTTACGAGCAGAATGACGTTGGCTGAATGCACAGAGCTATTAACCGGCAACCAATTTATAAGAATCCACCGATCATTCATTATTAACAAAAAAGCCATCGACAAATTAGAACGCCATCAGGTAAGCATACAGGGACACACGCTACCTGTTGCGAGTTCCTATAGAAAGGAATTCCTTTCCCAAGTACATAACAGCTAA
- a CDS encoding universal stress protein, translated as MNTVLLLTDLNADKEDFYRYALRFVQRMKANLVLLHIVDHHVAADSKVLDMKRLKTQMDSALVKEATDEMEVTYFIEEGAFADTVKKIIDRESVNLLLMGAADGKNIKGHLFGKKLRAVVEKVNCPILFIPDQVAFQEIEQIVYVTDIRYSDFSIIKQLEVMASLMNAQISLLHVCASGLPELDARTATTLFADTIAPRIRTDIRVYKNDKNDNAEDFIQQLLSNNTQTILAIARRKYHFFDHLFTMNPTEEAKIYKRLPVLIMPV; from the coding sequence ATGAATACTGTACTTTTATTAACTGATCTGAACGCTGATAAAGAAGATTTTTATCGATATGCTCTGCGATTCGTACAACGAATGAAGGCCAATCTGGTTTTACTGCATATAGTGGATCATCATGTAGCCGCGGACAGCAAAGTGTTGGATATGAAGCGGCTTAAAACCCAAATGGATAGTGCTTTGGTGAAGGAGGCGACCGACGAGATGGAGGTCACCTACTTTATTGAGGAAGGTGCATTCGCGGATACCGTTAAGAAAATTATTGATCGAGAATCAGTAAACCTGCTTTTGATGGGTGCTGCTGACGGAAAAAACATCAAAGGCCATTTATTTGGGAAGAAGCTTAGAGCTGTTGTTGAAAAAGTAAATTGTCCAATATTGTTCATCCCCGACCAAGTAGCATTTCAGGAAATAGAACAGATCGTCTATGTCACAGATATTCGGTATAGTGATTTTAGCATCATCAAACAGTTGGAAGTTATGGCTTCATTAATGAACGCACAGATATCGTTATTGCATGTATGTGCTTCAGGTCTGCCCGAATTGGATGCCCGAACGGCGACTACACTTTTTGCCGATACTATCGCCCCGCGAATAAGAACGGATATCCGTGTTTACAAGAATGATAAAAATGATAATGCTGAAGATTTTATCCAGCAATTACTGTCTAACAATACACAAACAATTTTAGCAATTGCCCGTCGTAAGTATCATTTTTTTGATCATCTTTTTACCATGAACCCTACAGAAGAGGCAAAAATATATAAGCGGTTACCGGTGTTGATTATGCCTGTGTGA
- a CDS encoding sensor histidine kinase yields MKLRRIEAIISTAIILFVLIIIHSSETRNWEEQRSYFLADPFKAKGLPFNFYTNHLLPLLLFASLFYVAFITFNNWIIPKFIAKRRYEQALIVSILAFFFIWLGFAFCEWARKMYEHHSVWLYFNNRNRVIPAIFFTVVFLTAYTLIKQGTIFLLKQKGNLTARIVKESLIAIIVILLVFILLMSVNAHFGPFWLIMSVYAFIMYNVDLHVILPFCTKRNYNLKTYLFVRVPVSLVAYIPFGLLFVVPTSINFSGFIVAWICVNLILIPITWYMYKQQVGNLSKLLNLETALDKSTANLGFLRSQINPHFLFNVLNTLYGTALMEEAEMTASGIQKLGDMMRFMLHENIQEKILLVREIEYLQHYIDLQCMRTARSSNVLVDHRLATVGENHQIAPMLLIPFVENAFKHGISLNENSWIKINLYLEAGKLYFDVYNSIHKKASNDPEKSKSGIGLVNVQQRLAQLYQGKHELSIRQTNEEYFIHLTLVL; encoded by the coding sequence GATTATAATCCATAGTAGTGAAACCAGAAACTGGGAAGAACAGCGGTCGTATTTCCTGGCAGACCCTTTTAAAGCAAAGGGGCTACCCTTTAATTTCTATACAAACCACCTACTTCCTCTGCTATTATTTGCTTCCCTATTTTATGTGGCCTTCATTACCTTCAACAATTGGATCATTCCAAAATTTATCGCAAAACGCAGATACGAGCAAGCACTTATCGTTTCGATCCTTGCATTTTTCTTTATTTGGCTAGGTTTTGCTTTTTGCGAATGGGCCCGCAAAATGTATGAACACCACAGCGTTTGGCTGTACTTCAATAACCGCAACAGGGTCATTCCAGCTATCTTTTTTACGGTTGTTTTTTTAACGGCGTACACCCTTATCAAACAAGGAACTATATTCTTGTTAAAACAAAAGGGAAACCTCACAGCACGCATCGTCAAGGAAAGCCTCATCGCCATCATTGTTATCCTGTTGGTGTTTATTTTGCTGATGAGTGTCAACGCACATTTCGGACCTTTCTGGCTTATCATGTCTGTGTATGCATTTATCATGTATAACGTCGATTTACACGTGATATTACCTTTTTGCACCAAGAGAAACTACAATCTTAAAACCTACTTATTCGTTAGAGTCCCTGTATCATTAGTCGCTTACATACCTTTCGGATTGCTGTTTGTAGTTCCAACGTCCATCAACTTCAGCGGGTTTATAGTTGCGTGGATTTGTGTAAACCTGATACTTATTCCGATTACCTGGTATATGTACAAACAACAGGTAGGCAATCTCAGCAAATTGCTCAATTTGGAAACAGCTTTAGACAAGAGTACAGCCAACCTCGGCTTTTTGCGCTCACAGATCAATCCACACTTTCTGTTCAACGTACTGAATACCCTTTATGGCACGGCACTGATGGAGGAAGCAGAAATGACGGCATCTGGCATACAGAAATTGGGAGATATGATGCGTTTTATGCTGCATGAAAATATACAGGAAAAAATATTACTGGTCCGCGAAATCGAGTATCTGCAGCATTATATAGATTTACAGTGCATGCGTACCGCACGCTCGTCCAATGTCCTGGTAGATCATCGCCTGGCAACGGTTGGAGAAAATCATCAGATAGCACCAATGCTACTGATTCCGTTTGTTGAAAACGCCTTTAAGCACGGTATCAGCTTAAATGAAAACTCCTGGATCAAGATCAATCTGTATCTTGAAGCAGGTAAACTCTATTTTGACGTATACAATAGTATCCACAAGAAGGCCAGCAACGATCCCGAAAAAAGTAAAAGTGGTATTGGCCTAGTCAATGTACAGCAACGCTTAGCGCAACTATACCAGGGAAAACATGAACTCTCCATACGGCAAACCAATGAAGAATATTTTATACATTTAACGCTTGTGTTATAA
- a CDS encoding cold-shock protein produces the protein MGRSQETFRKKENLKKREQKKKEKELRKENRSSQSAKGKSLEDMLAYVDENGNLTTEKPQEQKKNKINADDILISTPKMAEEDEVQQGKVKYYNDQRGWGFINNVHGEQLFFLISEAHENIKVDDKVNFKTRRGPKGLQAYDIEPANNQKGTTTQEPR, from the coding sequence ATGGGTAGAAGTCAAGAAACATTCCGAAAAAAAGAAAATCTGAAAAAACGCGAACAAAAGAAGAAAGAAAAAGAGCTTAGAAAGGAAAATAGGAGCAGTCAATCTGCGAAGGGAAAATCGTTGGAAGATATGTTGGCGTATGTAGATGAGAACGGAAACTTGACTACCGAAAAGCCGCAGGAGCAGAAAAAAAACAAAATCAATGCTGATGATATTTTAATCAGTACGCCTAAGATGGCAGAGGAAGATGAAGTGCAACAAGGAAAAGTTAAGTATTATAACGATCAACGTGGTTGGGGTTTTATTAACAATGTACATGGTGAACAACTATTCTTCCTTATTTCTGAAGCCCACGAAAATATCAAGGTAGATGACAAAGTGAATTTCAAAACCAGGAGAGGACCTAAAGGCCTACAGGCCTATGATATTGAACCAGCAAATAACCAAAAGGGTACTACGACCCAAGAGCCTCGCTAA